In Armatimonadia bacterium, the DNA window CTTGGTCATTCGCACGCGTCGCACAGTCTTCAGGAGCATGCCGAGCAAGCCGCTTCTGTTCGCAACCTTGGCCTGCGTCGCGGCTGCGGCCCTCTTGCCGCTGACCCCGCTGGGTCCGCTCCTGGGCTTCGCAGTCCTGCCGATAGGGTGGACCGGTCTCATGCTCGCCATCGTGGCCCTCTACGTCGCAGCCGCAGAGATCGCCAAGGCCAGGTTCTACCAGCGGACGCACCTGTGAGCTGAGGCACTCTGAGCTCTCCTTAGTGTCGCGTCAGGTGGTCGCCATGCCATCGGGGCGGACGGTGCCCAACAGGTGGCAGTGCGAGTGGTGGCGAATCTTCGGTAGGTCGCCGTGCAGGTGATGCCAGGAATCTGGAAGAGATTGCATGGGGGTAGCCGCCTGCCGTCCTCGCCGGTCTGTGTGGAACCCGTCAAAGCCTATCTGCGCTATGGGTAACATCGACCGGCCATTGTGGCCACACCAGGGGAGGATCCCATGCGCATCGGATCATGGCTGTCAGGTGCACTCTTGGTGATGGTCTGCGGTTCGCTCCTGGCAGCGGGCGAGGTCTCGGTACTGACTGAGCAGGCAGTGGTGGAGCAGGCCCTGGCGCAGCACCCCTTCCTCCAGATGGCTCGGGCCGAAGCGGCGATGGCCGGTTCCCGCACCGATATGGCCCGCTCCGAGGCCAGGGCTCAGGTCTCGGTCAACGGATATGCCGGCCTGTCGAACATGGGCAACAACCTGCCGATCCCCGGTGTAATGCCTCAGGCCATCCTGCAGTCGCAGGATCGGGCGTCGCTCGATCTGAATGCCACGGCCATGCTGCCGATCTCCACGGGAGGGCGCATCGAGAGCGCTATCAGGGCGGTGGAGCTCGCCGCCTCCGCTGCCGAGGATGCACTGGCCGCAACACGTGTGGAGGTCGCTTACGAGGCTCGAGCAGCGTATGCTGACTGGCGAGCAGCCCTGGCCATGGAGAAGGTCGCCCAGGATGCTCTGGTAGCGCAACAGAAGCAGTTGATGCTATCGCAGCACCTGTTCGATGTGGGGAAGATCCCCAAGTTCGACCTCTTGCGCACCGAGGCGACGGAGGCCGGTGTGCAGCAGCAGCTCGCCAACGCACGGGCGGAGATCTCGGTGGCGACAGCTCGGCTCCTGCAAGCGATGGGCGCCTCCAACATCACGCTGGGCGTGCCCGCTGAGGAGGGGCTCCTGGGCCCGCCAGTGGACGTCTTGCCGACCGCGCTTGCCTCACGGCCCGACCTCCTGGCAGCCCGCAAGCAGGTCGCAGCGGCGAAGGCCACGGTCCAGGCCAGACAGGCATCATACAAGCCTCAGTGGTATGGGATGGCCATGCTGGATGGTCTGGTACCCTCCTCCATGGATACCTCTGTTGGGATCACGGCAGGCATCGTGGTGGGGTTGCCTGTGGTGGATGGTGGACGTCGGCAGGCTGAAGTGCGGGAAGCCGACCAGTCCCTTGCCAGGGCGGCGGCAGCAGTCGCTGCGCTTGAGCAGCAGGTCAGGGCCGAAGTCATCACCGCCGAGGCCAGGGCCGGTGCGGCAAGGCAGAACCTTGAGACCGCCGCCAGTCAGGTGAGAGCGGCCGAGGAAGCCTACAGGGTGGCACAGGTGCGCTACGAGGCCGGCAAGAGCATCATCCTTGAGGTCCTCGATGCTCTCCGAGCGCAGACGGAGGCACAGCAGAGCCTCGTGGTCGCGCGTGCACAGTACGCAAAGGCCCTTGCTGACATATACCGTGCCACGGGTCTGGTCGGCCCGCCAAGAGGATGACCCCGGAGCTCACGGGAGGAGGCACCGATGCGCAACATCTTCCTCTTGGTCGTGGCAGTGAGCATCTCCTCGTGTGCGGGCGCTGGTGCCGCTCCCGTGTCGGCCCGGGCCGGGAAGTTCAGCCTCGAGGTCTCCTCCGAGCCATACCCCCCCAAGTCCGGTAGTAACGCTTTCACCATCT includes these proteins:
- a CDS encoding TolC family protein; translated protein: MRIGSWLSGALLVMVCGSLLAAGEVSVLTEQAVVEQALAQHPFLQMARAEAAMAGSRTDMARSEARAQVSVNGYAGLSNMGNNLPIPGVMPQAILQSQDRASLDLNATAMLPISTGGRIESAIRAVELAASAAEDALAATRVEVAYEARAAYADWRAALAMEKVAQDALVAQQKQLMLSQHLFDVGKIPKFDLLRTEATEAGVQQQLANARAEISVATARLLQAMGASNITLGVPAEEGLLGPPVDVLPTALASRPDLLAARKQVAAAKATVQARQASYKPQWYGMAMLDGLVPSSMDTSVGITAGIVVGLPVVDGGRRQAEVREADQSLARAAAAVAALEQQVRAEVITAEARAGAARQNLETAASQVRAAEEAYRVAQVRYEAGKSIILEVLDALRAQTEAQQSLVVARAQYAKALADIYRATGLVGPPRG